Sequence from the Miscanthus floridulus cultivar M001 chromosome 16, ASM1932011v1, whole genome shotgun sequence genome:
gaggtgtggagctatgtccggggagaacgccccagaactgtgcctcgtacggcttcaggtccgcctgggctattttcagagcaggcaggctgttcttgaacagtatatcaatggagctgccgccgtcgatcagtaccctgtcgaattgaaccttgttgatgcagggatcgaggaccaggggaaaacgccctggctcgggtatggcggcccattggtccttcctgctgaagtagatttcacggtgagaccatggaggaagccgcggatcggtgagaaggttgtcggtgtttgccacgttcaagcaagcacgggcgagcagcttgcgttctcgtttggtctcaatggacaccttgccgccgatgatggtgtgcacgcgatcagtcggcttgacttatttatgacgaggatctgcatcgtcgtcgtcgttgtcctcgttgcgctgttccccccgcgtcgttaggcttgtcggacgtatccggagcctgttgacgcgtgtagatagttttgaggacgcggcaattctccatggtgtggtttgatttaggatggagctggcagggtcccttcaatgctttggcgtagtcgtcctcgtagtttcgacgtccgctgccctttttcacagtattgacctcgccgtcgtcttcccgagcgcgcttgctcctgtaatcgtcacggcggttacgccgctgattacgttgatcacggtggtcgcggggatcgttgcgctggttgcggcggtcaaaattgtcgctccgaccacgattgccacggtaatcgtcgcggtgtggggggtggtcgggtcgtgtaacccttgctgcttcttcaacgattatctttttagcgtcgtcagcgtccgcatatttcttagcggtggccaaaagcgctgtgaccgattcgggtctcttccggaggagcttgtctcttagggcgtcgtggaagcggaggccggtgacgaaagcctcgattgcttcattgtcggatattgatgggaccttgatgcgcatctccgagaaacgccgaacgtactcgcgtagtggttcatcctttcgatctcggatccattgcagatcgtacttgttgccgggttgttcacaagtagcgatgaagttgtcgatgaaggcctgcctgagctcctgccaagagtcaaaatagttcgctggcaagctaaccagccattggtgacctgcatgaccaacagcgactgggaagtagttagacatgacgtgctcgtcagccatggctgagcggcacgcagtttcgtagagcatgacccataattctgggttttccttgccgtcgtacttctgaagcttctcgagcttgaaattcttgggccatatgacttggcgcaggtgtggagtgaactgcttcagacccggcggaccgtgggcggtgtcatactccatacggcgatagctttcgtgggatgcacgatcgtcggctctctggttgatgcgggcatgcagatcacgtccaccgaggtgatggcggagatcgttattgccatcgcggcgatctcgattgccatctggattagccctgcgaccgtggttatcacggcgattgtcgcggttatctcggcggttgtctccccgaacgtcgtggcggttatcctcccggcggcggttgtcgtcccgaccatcaTCGCGACCgccgtttccaccttgacggttgtctgacgggtcgttattgcgcgagccacgctAGTTGAGTGGCTgcgagcgacttgagtattgacgGCTgtagcttgattcgacagaaactgatggagcccgggcttggttcatctctgcggtctgagccatagcggccgtcagataagcttgtatgtcatcacggattacttgagtctcgggagtgttgggcagccgctgcattgtcgccatggcgacggctacgttggcacttggggtcttgaagacttgtttatcccctaccctgtcgaaagcattgttgaggtcacgcggttggacccttatgcgtcgtgcctcctggtctgcttcagcttcggtttgccggcgattaaaccggtcaatattgcgtgcttcgcgtgcagtcttctcttgttctgtttcgccaactgctggcggcttgtcgttgctgacaacatggatcaaatcccctcgtcttggcgggaaagacggaaattgggggaaacccggggcgtggtctggtagatccagatcgtatttgacgccttcatctttgtgacgctgaagctcggtgtggacagatgcgttagacgcgatgccggatgaggagctggagtcaccctctcggacggtgtggacggatccttcctgataatcttcaatccggaccatgttgatgatGTTGCATgacttcggccgagatcggtgtacaggAAGTAGATTCGAGCGgcgtcgcaggttgtacgcgtagctggaggcagcgttttgcaggccgtagggctggacctggtggttctccgtcggggcttcgtactcgcagagtcggagacccgtcgcaaaggctggctggcgacgagcggagcgcccctcaggagtagatatgaccacaagatccGTTCCGaatcatgcaggatgactggtccgagctggtcggatagatctgttgtggggagatgttacctgctcattaggttggctttgaatcgtacttaccagagctagggtttcagcgagtttgatgccgacccgatcgatggagtcgagcaagtcggtgtcgtcgatatgttttcctctgtagcggggaagcagacgacgggttgtcggcgtggctgtaagcgtggtcggagccagatgtaccgtggtcggagccagatccatcgtggtcggagccgtgttcaccgtggtcggaatcgtgttcaccgtggtcggagccgtagccgatgcaggtgaagtagtcgttggcgcgggttgaatccacgcctcctccgcggtcatggtgatggagacgtcggggccggtggtccaggtgatctggccgacggtgaacgtgaggccgttgggcgtagccatggagccggagacgatgaccatcttgtttgcttgacgagcagtacgcacaccccctacctggcgcgccactgtcgacgaaatatggtcggcagtccaccgaggggggtgcccgtggtggtagattatcggtaggatgcgtgtgatcaggaaccggatggtgacacaaggcgtagagacagcgatttagacaggttcgggccgtctgatcgacgtaataccctacgtcctgtgtctttggtgtattgtattgagatgtatattgtatgatatctatggatctgtcctctaggggacccttgcccctccttatatactccgaagggacaaggttacaagtaaagtatcctatttggtactattacaatgtcttgcggtgcacgccaagcagcgccgtgcacgtcttgatctcacgggccgggccacctcggatggtgcggcccatgtaccatcttgtggtacccgggggtatatcccccacaagtatgttatgctcataacaagtcaagtggtgctaccaaacacattgatataaagtattatgttgtgaaagataaagtctgggatcatataattagtgttgagcacataagtacagaaaagatgctcgtggatccgtttACAAAATGCTCACcatccaacgtgttcagagaacacttagccgacatgggtttaagagaaaacctatgattcctggacaataagggcctagttgagaatttattttaaaacagagaggtacattgtagctgttaatctaatggcactgaccgtgacgataagacacgctctatgcactgatctgtgatggaatgtgaaaaagataaagtaagttaagtttaagtaatAAGATGAGATTAAGGAGAGATTGTTAGTGTTGATCTCTCTAGCTCGGCCCAACGGTcgagttgggccttgacctcgcgccctaATCGGGGGTGCCCAACCCAACATGGTTGTTGGACCCCCgttgcactgcgctatataaagaggtggggccgGCGGCTCCCGGTACGAGGTTGACAGCAGCCATAGTATCCCACCGACACAGCCCTAATCGATCAAGGGTGTGCAACAGTGGCGGGAAGCGCCGCCACCGTTCTTCACCGCCTCGCCGTCGCCAGGACGTCCACACCGCGGTCGGACGTCACTGCCTCCCCTTCGCTAGCACTCTACGTAATCGACACTGCCATGGCCTCCTCCTCCGTCAAGCCCACCGATGGTCAGCTACCtctgcatctctctctctctagttctcttTCTAGTCGATCTAGGTTGTTTTATCCCGAATAGAAGAGGTTCCACCCGCTAGATCTATGACTAGTTGATCCTGCTGTTCTAACACGAGCCTCCTAGAAGCGGCGCGACCCTCCCCGCTCCACGACCTCCATCTCCGGCGCTGCTGCTTCTCTGCTCACGAGCGGCACCGCCATCCCCGTTCGTGCGCTGGGCAGGGCCCGTTCAGGCTGCATCTCCGTCTTCCTCCCTCACGGCACGAGATCCACCACTTGCTCGTGCGAAGGCCTCCGTCTTTCTTCCCCACATCTGCCCTGCTCCCTCCCCTTCTCACCGTCGACGTGGCTGCCCTGCTCTCTCCCCTTCTATCCGGCTCCCTTCTCCCCCGCGGCcggcgccccctccctctcctccctccgcATGGTAACGGATGCATGCAGATGGAGCGGTTGCGTGCTGCGCGCATCGGCAGTGCAGGTCTCGCAAGCACAAGATACCACCAAAGCTGCTCTCAATACATCGACTCGCAGTACACGCTCGGTATCTCGTCAGCGACACATCCCAAGGCCGTGATCGCAACCGCAAGAGAATGAAGTTAAAACACAATTGTCACGGGCGAATTGCGCAATGTCGGAGGGCGGAGCCTTTTCCATGGCTCCACTACGATGTCATTGTCTGTGGGGATTTCCTAGGCCCATGTCACCAATTCACCATGTCCTTCATTCATCAAAACAGCCTCACCACCTCCGTGCCAGAGGGGCAACATGGTAGGCATGGTATGGTAGGATGCATGCAGATGGATCGGTTGCGTGCTGCGCGCATCCGTTTATCCACTCTGCCATGTGCACTCACGCTTTTGTCACAGGCCAGGCCATAAATAAAGGTAGTAGAGAGGCAGCAGCTGTAGTACCTACCATCACATTCCTCTCCATCCTCTCCCGCGCCCGGACAGCGCAaaaggccacctttccttttcttcctccGACGAGGCCGGCCGGAGCTTGGGACTGATCGATTGCGGATCATTAGACATTAAGCAGCGGGTCGAGGGGCACCGAGCGAGTACCGACACGGTGGTCTGCCACTGCCAGGCGCCAGCGGCCAGCCTGCAGAGATAGATGGCGTCGGCCCTGAGGctgaggctgctgctgctgctcgcggtGGCGGCCGCGGCGACCGGCGCCGGCGGCCGCGTCGACCTGTGGCCAATGCCGGCGTCGGTCACCCGCGGCGCGCAGACGCTCCTCGTCAGCAGGGACCTCAAGCTGTCCACTGCCGGGAGCAGCTACGCCGACGGGAAGGGCATCCTGAAGGAGGCGTTCCAGCGGATGGTGGCCGTCGTGGAGCTGGACCACGCCATCAACGGGACCTACTCCTCCCAGGGCGCGCCCGTGCTCGCCGGCGTCCGCGTCGCCGTCCGTTCGCCCAGCGACGTGGTGCGCACAGCACAAACTGACTCAATTCTGATGGAGCCACGGGCAACCAAGCGCGCCCGGAGAGCCCTGCTGCTCTCCTGCATTCTCTCATCTCCGCGTCTTGCTGATAGATAGATTGGTCTTCTTCGCTTTTGCAGCTCAACTTCGGGGTGGACGAATCGTACAAGCTGTCTGTGCCTGCCACCGGGAATCCTCTGTATGCCCAGATCGAGGTTAGTGAACGACCTTCGCTCAAATCTCAATTGCTAGAATATACTACATACGGAGTAGTACATACAGTAGAAAGCTGACACAGAGACTTCGCTCCCTTTCTGAATGAATCCACGGAAAAGAACGAATTATTTTTCATGGGGAACAGAAAGACAAAAATGTATGTGTCGCGCACCAAGTTTGAGCCGGATGGTGACAAAGAAATCGCATTGCCCTTACAAATATGCAATGCTGGCTGTACAAATCGAAACTGTCATCAGATACCTTGCTTCCACAATACCTTGCTCTTAGCATACATACTGCACATGCAGGGCAGCTACCCTACCCTGTACACCACCTCCACCCCACATTGTCTCGAGCAACCCAGAACGCTGGTTAACATAGAAACTTACCAGATACAACCCCCTGATATGTGTAGTCATCAGGCATAAACTTCTGTGAAGAAAACTATGTTATGTCCATGCAACTGCATCATGTCCTTGAATTATTACAAACAAAATAATTTTCACTAAGCTGATTGTTGTGACTCATCGAATGACCGATTATTTGGCAGAAATGCGCAACGGCACAAACCATTATCACTTGCTGCAATAACTTATTCACTGTAAAAATTACGACACATAATTGATGCTGTCTGTATCGAAAATTATTTTGCAGGCTCAAACAGTTTATGGAGCGCTTCATGCCTTGGAGGTAAATGAAAGTGAAACCTATGGATAAGCTAAAATCCGCCGTATTATATTTTCAAGATATCTAACGTGTATTTTGTGTTAATGCAGACATTTAGTCAACTGTGCAACTTTGACTTCAATGCAAACTTGATTGAACTTCATTCAGCTCCATGGACTATCCTGGACGCTCCCAGATTCCCTTACCGAGGGCTCCTTATCGGTAAGCTAGTCTGAATTTTGCTCTATTTGAAATGGCAGGCAATCCACCTCGCATAGCATAGGCAGCGGTCTAGGATTTGATCCAAGTATGTAAGTGGAACAAATTAGATATGGAAAGAACGAATTATGGTCATGGAACTCATGGTTGCAAGATAATACTAAATTCTCTGTTTTAACGTACCAAATTTACAGATACTTCAAGGCACTATCTTCCTGTCCCAGTAATAAAAAGTGTAATCGATTCAATGACCTTCAGTAAGCTGGTACGTTTCACGTTTCCACATGCAAAGCAAGTTCATTAATTCTTAGTGCTACTCTTTCCTTTCCTGCAAAGTTCTGAACATAATATCCTTAAACTAGTTCCTGCTCAGTCATTGATGTGTGTAATCTATCATCACACAGAATGTTCTTCATTGGCATATCGTGGATGAGCAATCATTTCCGCTTCAGATACCTTCCTACCCAAAATTATGGAATGGTGCATACTCTTATTCAGAGAGATATACATTTGATGATGCAATCGACATTGTACAGTGAGTTCTGTTTTTGTCATTGTACTGGAACTATATCTCAGCAGTCATTTGGCACCTAGACCTAAACTTTTGATTGGTCAACAAAAATATGCCAGCGAAACTGTGAAAAAGCAACATTACTATAGTCTGAAAAGGAAACTCAAAACAATTCCAAATATTCATCCTTTGCTTAGACTCAACTGTAGAGATTACTTATCTATGCTGCTGGGTTTCCCCAAGTTAAGATGACATATCAGGGATTCACAGGTATGCTGAAAAACGAGGCGTGAATGTCTTGGCTGAGATTGATGTACCTGGCCATGCTCTTTCATGGTAATACATTTAATTTTGTGCAACATTACTCTTCTCTAGAAAATGGATAATTTTTTTTTCGAAATTTATTGATACAAAAAAATATTTTGTTGTGTTTATCATCTGCACACTCTCGTTATACTTTTAGTATGTAGAAAGTACCTTTTATGTTGCAGATGAAATGATACAAATATATTTAAAATTGAACATACCTACAAAATTGTTGAAATTTGGTGCACTTCTCTTGTTTCAGGGGTGTCGGATATCCATCATTGTGGCCATCGACTACATGCAAAGAACCACTTGATGTCAGCAATGACTTTACATTTCAAGTGATTAATGGAATTCTTTCAGGTTGTGCTCTGTCAAAATTAATTATTATAGATTTAGGGCCCCATTCAACACTTGAAAGATCAACTAATACACACCTTCATGGTTTTGCCATAAACTAGAATGAAATGGCGCTCTATACTAAAGTTCAGCAACAAAAAAGATGCTTCAGTGGCCAGAATTATGAGTCAGTCATTGTAGGAAAGAACATATATGGCCTCGTATAATACTGAATCAATGGCATTACCTTTGGTTGCCTTTTCAGATTTCAGCAAGGTTTTTAAGTTCAAGTTTGTCCATTTGGGGGGAGATGAAGTAAACACAAGTAAGCTTGGAGAATTCTGTACTGTACAACTGATCTATGTATGCTAGAATCTATTCATTCTTTATTATGATGTCAGGTTGCTGGAGTACCACACCACACATTAAGTCATGGTAAGAAATTATCTTATAATATAGCAAAGAAATAACAGGAAATTTTGCTAATGTGATATGACAATTGATAACCTTTCTGTTTGTTGTAATTGGTAAAAACAACAAACTGCCCCGGCTCGGTCATCTAATCTGATCAGAACTCTTTTTCCTGTTTTGCAGGTTGCTGCAACATGGCATGAATGAATCTGATGCCTACAGATATTTTGTATTGAGTGCTCAAAAGATAGCAATATCACACGGTTATGACATCATTAACTGGTAGGGTGACTGGTGTTACAAGTTTTTTGCAGATTAAAATGCCCGACTAATTCTAACAAACCGTTTCTCATCCTTGTAGGGAAGAGACATTTAACAACTTTGGAGACAAGCTGGATCGTAAAACTGTGGTGCATAACTGGTATTTCCTCACAGCCTATTGCTCAGGCACTTGAGAAATATTTAGTAGCATCCTTGTTGGAAAATAACATCTGGCATAAGACCATGTACCCCTGGCTCATTTGTACCAACAAATTTATTAGTGCAAACCAgacataattcttaattaaaaaAACCACATTGATTTATATCCACAATTTTAAATGGAGGGCTATGGAAGTTTCACCCCTAACCCTAAGTAATAGGAGCACATCACATGAACAGATTCACTATAGTCACGTGCTGAAGTAACCGTGTTAGTTCTTCCTCATAACTTGGTAGGCTTGGAAGTGGAGTTGCAGAGAAAGTGGTTGCTGCTGGTTTGAGATGCATTGTAAGCAACCAGGATAAGTGGTACCTAGATCACTTGGATGCTACATGGGAAGGATTTTACACGAATGAACCACTGACAAATATCTACAACCCGGAGCAGCAGAAATTAGTACTTGGTGGTGAGGTATGCATGTGGGGTGAACACATTGATGCATCAGACATTCAGCAGACCATTTGGCCACGTGCTGCAGCAGCTGCAGGTATGATCAGCTCAATATGTTTTGACCTAATTTTGCCTCCATTAATACTTTAGCAGATCCATTCTTATAAAATAGCAAAATTAAGTAGACTAGCAGTCACGACATACTGTGATACAGACATTCTATTCTTGGGTTATATAGTAGCACATAGATCATCTTGGGTTCACAAGGGACACAATATCTGCGCCAAGGCAGTTGATGTTCTCTTCGCATACCCAGAACGTAAGTGCTTGATATAAGCAATGAAAAATTTGAGCAGTAATTGCTACCAACCTGTCAGAATAGGGATCTTTCATAACCAAGTGCTCTGATGTGCTTCGTTGTATTGAGAGAATTGGGACTTGGGAGACACGCATCACACCATAGCTAACAAACTGAAACATTTATCCTTTCTTACTTTAAGCGAACATGGATGTATATACAGACTACAAAAAGACTAGAGCATGCCTGCATAGTACGAATGTACATGCCTGCATAGTATGAAAGGCATAATAAGTTAAGTCTATCAGGTTTCTAAACACTCATAATTACATTTATTAACAATGTATAGTTTTGTTTTGAGTTA
This genomic interval carries:
- the LOC136512463 gene encoding beta-hexosaminidase 3-like; translation: MASALRLRLLLLLAVAAAATGAGGRVDLWPMPASVTRGAQTLLVSRDLKLSTAGSSYADGKGILKEAFQRMVAVVELDHAINGTYSSQGAPVLAGVRVAVRSPSDVLNFGVDESYKLSVPATGNPLYAQIEAQTVYGALHALETFSQLCNFDFNANLIELHSAPWTILDAPRFPYRGLLIDTSRHYLPVPVIKSVIDSMTFSKLNVLHWHIVDEQSFPLQIPSYPKLWNGAYSYSERYTFDDAIDIVQYAEKRGVNVLAEIDVPGHALSWGVGYPSLWPSTTCKEPLDVSNDFTFQVINGILSDFSKVFKFKFVHLGGDEVNTSCWSTTPHIKSWLLQHGMNESDAYRYFVLSAQKIAISHGYDIINWEETFNNFGDKLDRKTVVHNWLGSGVAEKVVAAGLRCIVSNQDKWYLDHLDATWEGFYTNEPLTNIYNPEQQKLVLGGEVCMWGEHIDASDIQQTIWPRAAAAAERLWTPIEKLAKDTRSVTARLARFRCLLNQRGVAAAPLAGYGRSAPSEPGSCLRQ